One segment of Brassica napus cultivar Da-Ae chromosome C3, Da-Ae, whole genome shotgun sequence DNA contains the following:
- the LOC106433508 gene encoding protein ACTIVITY OF BC1 COMPLEX KINASE 8, chloroplastic, whose product MAASSSSSSPSSLLLPNISFHSTTTRSVSIPGIFLPRNRLRHSHTLPLRIRASRDDNVAVEDRENAVINGNGSVRLNGNGAARKSINGDLNGNVPLNGNGSLVKYVNGSVTEEVSKKREEEKRQKRVEDIGQEDAWFKKTQQKQQVEVSVAPGGRWSRFKTYSTIQRTLEIWGFVITFIFRTWLSGQKFSYKGGMTEEKKVLRRKVLAKWLKENILRLGPTFIKIGQQFSTRVDILPQEYVDQLSELQDQVPPFSSATALSIVEEELGASVDDIFDRFDYEPIAAASLGQVHRARLKGQEVVIKVQRPGLKDLFDIDLKNLRVIAEYLQKVDPKSDGAKRDWVAIYDECASVLYQEIDYTKEAANSELFANNFKNLEYVKVPSIYWEYTTPQVLTMEYVPGIKINKIQALDQLGVDRKRLGRYAVESYLEQILSHGFFHADPHPGNIAVDDVNGGRLIFYDFGMMGSISPNIREGLLEAFYGVYEKDPDKVIQAMVQMGVLVPTGDLTSIRRTALFFLNSFEERLAAQRKEKEELAAAEELGFKKPLTKEEKQEKKKQRLAAIGEDLLAISADQPFRFPATFTFVVRAFSVLDGIGKGLDPRFDITEIAKPYALELLRFREAGVEVVVKDLRKRWDRQSQAFYNVFRQADRVEKLAVIIQRLEQGDLKLRVRALESERAFQRVAAVQKTVGSAVAAGSLVNLATILYLNSLKTPATIAYTVCAFFSLQVLIGVIKVKKFDQREKLITGTA is encoded by the exons ATGGcggcttcttcctcttcttcttctccctcgTCTCTCCTCTTACCGAACATCAGTTTCCATTCCACAACCACTCGTTCCGTTTCAATCCCCGGAATCTTCCTGCCTAGAAATCGCTTGAGACACAGTCACACTCTCCCGCTTCGAATCAGAGCTTCCAGAGACGATAATGTCGCAGTGGAAGATCGTGAAAACGCAGTGATCAACGGAAACGGAAGCGTACGTCTGAACGGCAACGGAGCTGCGAGAAAATCCATCAACGGAGATTTAAACGGAAACGTCCCTTTAAACGGCAACGGTAGTTTGGTGAAGTACGTGAACGGAAGCGTAACGGAGGAAGTCtcgaagaagagagaagaagaaaagaggcaGAAGAGAGTAGAAGACATCGGTCAAGAGGATGCTTGGTTTAAGAAAACTCAACAGAAACAACAAGTCGAG GTTTCTGTTGCACCTGGTGGTCGATGGAGTAGGTTCAAGACTTACTCGACCATACAAAGAACATTGGAGATTTGGGGGTTTGTTATAACGTTTATCTTCAGGACATGGTTGAGCGGTCAGAAGTTTTCATACAAAG GGGGAATGACTGAGGAGAAGAAGGTTTTGAGAAGGAAGGTTTTGGCTAAGTGGTTGAAGGAAAACATATTGAGGTTAGGTCCTACGTTCATTAAAATTGGGCAGCAGTTCTCTACCAGAGTGGACATTCTTCCTCAAGAATACGTTGATCAATTGTCAGAACTTCAG GATCAAGTTCCTCCTTTCTCTTCTGCTACGGCTTTATCAATTGTTGAAGAGGAGCTTGGAGCATCTGTTGATGACATTTTCGACCGTTTTGATTATGAACCTATAGCTGCTGCTAGTCTTG GCCAAGTTCACCGTGCAAGATTGAAGGGTCAAGAGGTTGTCATTAAAGTACAGAGACCCGGTCTCAAGGATCTCTTTGATATTGATCTTAAAAACTTGAGG GTGATTGCTGAGTATCTCCAAAAGGTGGATCCAAAATCAGATGGTGCAAAGAGGGATTGGGTTGCAATTTATGATGAATGTGCCAGTGTATTGTACCAG GAAATTGATTACACAAAGGAAGCAGCTAATTCGGAACTGTTTGCTAATAACTTCAAAAACTTAGAATATGTAAAGGTTCCATCCATCTACTGGGAGTACACCACGCCTCAG GTCCTGACAATGGAGTATGTCCCTGgaattaaaattaacaaaatacaaGCCTTAGATCAGTTAGGTGTTGATCGAAAAAG GCTAGGGAGATATGCTGTTGAATCTTACCTGGAGCAGATCTTGTCTCATGGATTCTTTCATGCCGACCCT CACCCTGGGAACATTGCTGTTGATGATGTCAACGGCGGGCGGCTGATTTTTTACGACTTTGGAATGATGGGAAG TATCAGCCCAAATATTAGAGAAGGTTTATTGGAAGCATTCTATGGTGTTTATGAGAAGGACCCCGATAAG GTCATTCAAGCAATGGTTCAAATGGGTGTGCTTGTACCTACTGGAGATTTGACATCGATCAGAAGAACAGCACTGTTTTTTCTCAACAG TTTCGAAGAGCGGCTTGCTGcacaaagaaaagagaaagaagaactagCAGCAGCAGAAGAGCTTGGGTTCAAGAAGCCACTAACCAAAGAGGAAAAGCAAGAGAAAAAGAAGCAACGGTTAGCTGCAATCGGAGAAGACTTATTAGCCATTTCAGCTGACCAACCGTTCCGGTTCCCTGCCACATtcacatttgttgttagagccTTTTCAG TATTGGATGGCATCGGCAAAGGTCTAGATCCTCGCTTTGATATAACGGAGATTGCAAAACC CTATGCTTTGGAATTGCTACGGTTCCGGGAAGCTGGAGTAGAAGTTGTAGTGAAG GACCTGAGGAAGAGATGGGACAGACAATCACAAGCATTCTACAATGTATTTAGACAAGCTGATAGAGTTGAAAAGCTAGCTGTAATCATCCAACGACTT GAGCAAGGTGATTTGAAGCTTAGAGTCCGAGCATTGGAGTCTGAGAGGGCGTTTCAACGTGTAGCAGCTGTTCAAAAAACAGTAGGAAGT GCTGTTGCTGCAGGAAGCTTAGTCAATCTCGCAACGATTTTGTATCTGAATTCTTTAAAA ACACCAGCTACTATAGCATACACAGTATGTGCTTTCTTCAGCCTCCAGGTTCTGATTGGGGTTATAAAAGTCAAGAAGTTCGACCAACGTGAAAAACTGATCACTGGGACAGCTTAA
- the LOC125583555 gene encoding uncharacterized protein LOC125583555 isoform X2, producing MPPRRRTTRAQTARAVRDNVDEHEQPAVPPPAAPPVDQDALRQMVQDAARQAAQEALQQIAQEAARQAAQEAARVAAQEVARQMAAVQQGPQIQVQQVPLVHVQQDQQIPAQHDHQDPVQQVPLPQVPLQQGPVQQFAHGVQDLPPPPPRPHVYPVYNERFYRLTCQMRNMEMEHFSGTVDAVAAHDWKLALQRKLEIIECPPELSLRLTMQYLRGDALIWWEGIRLSHFGPERLTFADFIREFDRKYFPKEAMDRKKCEFEHVSQGEMSIREYEVVFNQLRRFAGVGISEEDLIRKFLSGMRVEIRNRCRVVTYHRLGDLVEKAAEQEAGLAEEKELAKAVHVKSGKAPESQRRAGDPSGLPICPRCHRSHSGQCMRCLTCGRIGHIAKFCRARPLDTPPVRQIAAPAAPAAAHVCFGCGQPGHFIRDCPRKDNAALPPPPKRLAIAPRVFAVGDPQGAEPIAGETDEQE from the exons ATGCCGCCAAGGAGAAGAACCACCCGTGCCCAGACCGCCAGAGCCGTTAGAGACAATGTAGATGAGCATGAGCAGCCCGCAGTTCCACCACCCGCGGCTCCACCAGTTGATCAGGATGCATTGAGACAGATGGTTCAGGATGCCGCTAGACAGGCCGCTCAGGAAGCACTTCAGCAGATTGCCCAGGAGGCAGCCAGGCAGGCCGCTCAGGAGGCCGCCCGAGTAGCTGCTCAGGAGGTTGCTCGTCAGATGGCTGCCGTTCAGCAGGGACCGCAGATTCAGGTTCAGCAAGTTCCACTGGTTCATGTCCAACAAGATCAGCAGATTCCAGCTCAGCATGATCATCAGGATCCCGTTCAGCAGGTTCCCCTTCCACAGGTTCCTCTGCAGCAGGGTCCAGTTCAGCAGTTTGCTCATGGTGTTCAGGATCtaccgccaccaccaccgcgACCTCATGTTTACCCGGTTTATAATGAGAGGTTCTACAGGCTGACATGTCAGATGAGAAACATGGAGATGGAGCATTTTAGCGGGACAGTGGATGCTGTAGCTGCACACGATTGGAAGTTAGCCTTGCAGCGGAAGCTGGAGATTATTGAGTGTCCACCAGAGTTGTCGCTCAGATTGACTATGCAGTACCTTcgtggagatgctcttatatgGTGGGAGGGAATACGATTGAGCCATTTTGGGCCAGAGAGACTTACTTTCGCTGATTTCATTCGAGAGTTCGATAGGAAATACTTTCCGAAGGAAGCGATGGATAGGAAGAAGTGCGAGTTCGAGCATGTAAGCCAGGGAGAGATGTCTATCAGGGAGTATGAGGTTGTGTTCAACCAACTTCGCAGATTTGCAGGAGTGGGCATTTCAGAAGAAGACTTGATTAGAAAGTTTTTGAGTGGGATGCGAGTGGAGATTCGTAACAGGTGTCGCGTAGTCACTTACCACCGGTTGGGAGATTTGGTGGAGAAAGCTGCCGAGCAGGAGGCAGGCTTGGCGGAGGAGAAGGAACTCGCCAAAGCAGTTCATGTTAAGTCTGGAAAAGCTCCAGAGTCTCAAAGGAGAGCAGGGGACCCGTCGGGATTACCGATATGTCCTCGTTGCCATCGCAGTCACAGTGGGCAGTGTATGAGGTGTCTTACTTGCGGTAGGATTGGACACATTGCGAAGTTTTGTCGAGCTAGGCCATTGGATACGCCACCAGTCAGACAGATTGCAGCACCAGCAGCACCAGCAGCGGCACATGTTTGCTTTGGCTGTGGTCAGCCAGGTCACTTCATCAGAGATTGCCCGAGGAAGGACAATGCGGCACTTCCACCACCACCGAAGCGTCTAGCCATCGCTCCACGTGTGTTTGCGGTTGGAGATCCTCAGGGAGCTGAGCCGATAGCAG GTGAGACCgatgagcaggagtga
- the LOC106433505 gene encoding protein CPR-5, with the protein MDALLLPPSPDPEKSFTDPANQGANHRPEDSSDELKDETMRKKMKPSPLTKRKLKAKKKESDEASSSSCSSSYASNLNSTRRVSRVAHRLRSPSVRLGFTRRTVGERQAEALALPLGMSFAAFANLVLQRKSANGQNIYVDDLAGISASAVKESLANVYGDKLGSFATNFEKSFNSTLKILKLINESASPHQLDNTNAASCDVDRFTIDGCSDSELSAKETSSTTSAYEAIQGGTRTTTTSSMNEIVLHEETPRQLSTLSITSSAMPLTTFEKALEEQARANDLKSMEIGLTMRKLRLKETELALSYESNNLGKSKLEMNVSKAAFRAEKFKTEQEDSKKADMVHKIMDWLVLSVFTMLASMLYGAYVFSHQRITEAASICEPSEEKTSSWWVPKQVSSINAEFNILLCRLRVWVQSFFGVLMILVITYFIIQRSSGTAKQTMPVTFIVIFLGIVCGLPGKFCVDTLGGDGKLWLLLWETFCVLQFVANVFTLAFYRLMYGPVTTQGGRCDTMVPYWARRSVFFALVVLALPVMNGLLPFATYGEWREHWATWWAGPGSDD; encoded by the exons atGGACGCTCTCCTCCTCCCTCCTTCGCCGGATCCCGAAAAGTCATTCACCGATCCGGCGAACCAAGGGGCGAATCACCGTCCGGAGGATTCCAGCGACGAGCTGAAAGATGAGacaatgaggaagaagatgaagccaTCGCCTTTAACAAAAAGAAAGCTAaaggcaaagaagaaagagagcgacgaagcttcttcttcctcttgttcttcgtcTTATGCCTCTAATCTCAATTCTACTCGAAGGGTTTCGAGAGTTGCTCATAGGTTGCGAAGCCCTTCGGTGCGGTTAGGTTTTACTCGACGAACCGTCGGTGAGAGACAAGCCGAAGCCTTGGCTCTTCCTCTGGGCATGTCATTCGCCGCCTTTGCCAATCTG GTTCTCCAGAGAAAGAGTGCCAATGGTCAGAATatttatgttgatgatcttgCAGGA ATCTCTGCTTCTGCTGTCAAAGAATCTTTAGCCAAT GTGTATGGTGACAAGCTTGGTTCCTTTGCGACCAACTTTGAGAAATCATTTAACAGCACTCTAAAGATCCTCAAACTGATCAATGAATCTGCATCTCCTCATCAGTTAGACAATACTAATGCTGCGAGTTGCGATGTAGACCGGTTTACAATAGACGGATGCTCAGACAGCGAGCTATCTGCAAAGGAGACATCATCTACTACGTCTGCTTACGAAGCAATTCAAGGCGgtacaagaacaacaacaacctcTTCGATGAATGAGATCGTCCTGCACGAAGAGACACCACGACAACTCTCTACCCTCTCGATAACCTCCTCAGCCATGCCGCTGACCACATTCGAAAAGGCTTTAGAAGAGCAAGCGCGAGCAAACGACTTAAAGAGCATGGAGATCGGTCTCACAATGAGGAAGCTGAGGCTGAAAGAAACTGAGCTAGCGTTAAGCTACGAATCAAACAACCTGGGGAAATCAAAGCTAGAGATGAACGTTTCCAAAGCTGCGTTCAGAGCCGAGAAGTTCAAAACAGAACAAGAAGACTCCAAAAAAGCCGATATGGTTCACAAAATCATGGACTGGCTCGTCCTGAGCGTCTTCACCATGCTGGCTTCTATGCTATACGGCGCTTACGTATTCTCGCATCAGAGAATCACCGAAGCAGCCTCGATCTGCGAGCCGTCGGAGGAGAAAACGTCTTCCTGGTGGGTTCCTAAGCAAGTTTCCTCGATCAACGCGGAGTTCAACATCTTGCTTTGCCGTCTCAGAGTCTGGGTTCAGAGCTTCTTCGGCGTGTTGATGATCCTCGTCATCACTTACTTCATCATCCAGCGCTCGTCGGGTACAGCGAAGCAGACGATGCCCGTAACGTTCATCGTTATTTTCCTCGGGATCGTTTGCGGTTTGCCTGGTAAGTTCTGCGTGGACACGTTGGGAGGCGACGGTAAACTCTGGCTGCTTCTTTGGGAGACGTTTTGCGTTTTGCAGTTCGTTGCGAACGTCTTCACGCTGGCTTTTTATCGTTTGATGTATGGTCCAGTAACTACTCAAGGGGGACGTTGTGACACTATGGTTCCGTATTGGGCACGGCGCAGTGTCTTCTTTGCGTTGGTTGTGTTGGCACTTCCTGTAATGAACGGTCTTTTACCGTTTGCTACGTACGGTGAATGGAGAGAACATTGGGCTACATGGTGGGCCGGGCCGGGCTCTGATGATTGA
- the LOC125583554 gene encoding uncharacterized protein LOC125583554: MPPRRRTTRAQTARAVRDNVDEHEQPAVPPPAAPPVDQDALRQMVQDAARQAAQEALQQIAQEAARQAAQEAARVAAQEVARQMAAVQQGPQIQVQQVPLVHVQQDQQIPAQHDHQDPVQQVPLPQVPLQQGPVQQFAHGVQDLPPPPPRPHVYPVYNERFYRLTCQMRNMEMEHFSGTVDAVAAHDWKLALQRKLEIIECPPELSLRLTMQYLRGDALIWWEGIRLSHFGPERLTFADFIREFDRKYFPKEAMDRKKCEFEHVSQGEMSIREYEVVFNQLRRFAGVGISEEDLIRKFLSGMRVEIRNRCRVVTYHRLGDLVEKAAEQEAGLAEEKELAKAVHVKSGKAPESQRRAGDPSGLPICPRCHRSHSGQCMRCLTCGRIGHIAKFCRARPLDTPPVRQIAAPAAPAAAHVCFGCGQPGHFIRDCPRKDNAALPPPPKRLAIAPRVFAVGDPQGAEPIAGMSLFHTCLCLGILARGCHV, from the coding sequence ATGCCGCCAAGGAGAAGAACCACCCGTGCCCAGACCGCCAGAGCCGTTAGAGACAATGTAGATGAGCATGAGCAGCCCGCAGTTCCACCACCCGCGGCTCCACCAGTTGATCAGGATGCATTGAGACAGATGGTTCAGGATGCCGCTAGACAGGCCGCTCAGGAAGCACTTCAGCAGATTGCCCAGGAGGCAGCCAGGCAGGCCGCTCAGGAGGCCGCCCGAGTAGCTGCTCAGGAGGTTGCTCGTCAGATGGCTGCCGTTCAGCAGGGACCGCAGATTCAGGTTCAGCAAGTTCCACTGGTTCATGTCCAACAAGATCAGCAGATTCCAGCTCAGCATGATCATCAGGATCCCGTTCAGCAGGTTCCCCTTCCACAGGTTCCTCTGCAGCAGGGTCCAGTTCAGCAGTTTGCTCATGGTGTTCAGGATCtaccgccaccaccaccgcgACCTCATGTTTACCCGGTTTATAATGAGAGGTTCTACAGGCTGACATGTCAGATGAGAAACATGGAGATGGAGCATTTTAGCGGGACAGTGGATGCTGTAGCTGCACACGATTGGAAGTTAGCCTTGCAGCGGAAGCTGGAGATTATTGAGTGTCCACCAGAGTTGTCGCTCAGATTGACTATGCAGTACCTTcgtggagatgctcttatatgGTGGGAGGGAATACGATTGAGCCATTTTGGGCCAGAGAGACTTACTTTCGCTGATTTCATTCGAGAGTTCGATAGGAAATACTTTCCGAAGGAAGCGATGGATAGGAAGAAGTGCGAGTTCGAGCATGTAAGCCAGGGAGAGATGTCTATCAGGGAGTATGAGGTTGTGTTCAACCAACTTCGCAGATTTGCAGGAGTGGGCATTTCAGAAGAAGACTTGATTAGAAAGTTTTTGAGTGGGATGCGAGTGGAGATTCGTAACAGGTGTCGCGTAGTCACTTACCACCGGTTGGGAGATTTGGTGGAGAAAGCTGCCGAGCAGGAGGCAGGCTTGGCGGAGGAGAAGGAACTCGCCAAAGCAGTTCATGTTAAGTCTGGAAAAGCTCCAGAGTCTCAAAGGAGAGCAGGGGACCCGTCGGGATTACCGATATGTCCTCGTTGCCATCGCAGTCACAGTGGGCAGTGTATGAGGTGTCTTACTTGCGGTAGGATTGGACACATTGCGAAGTTTTGTCGAGCTAGGCCATTGGATACGCCACCAGTCAGACAGATTGCAGCACCAGCAGCACCAGCAGCGGCACATGTTTGCTTTGGCTGTGGTCAGCCAGGTCACTTCATCAGAGATTGCCCGAGGAAGGACAATGCGGCACTTCCACCACCACCGAAGCGTCTAGCCATCGCTCCACGTGTGTTTGCGGTTGGAGATCCTCAGGGAGCTGAGCCGATAGCAGGTATGAGTCTTTTCCATACTTGTTTGTGTTTGGGTATTTTGGCTCGTGGTTGTCATGTGTAG